A single window of Toxotes jaculatrix isolate fToxJac2 chromosome 4, fToxJac2.pri, whole genome shotgun sequence DNA harbors:
- the LOC121181174 gene encoding proline-rich protein 18-like — MAEDASKYLTSLSKSVSSLVPASFFFQHFSCKTEFLSYLILCVAKMPFIPPVSIARSVSGLTGKERPINSTSSTTTVAKTRVPREDKGSSVKERLTLNLKQLGKKSQPRSHLPTAKGGSGAELHAKRRDRLLPSSQTDIFPASSSGESPLKTQQQRHASQSSVKSEPQVKIRTRPQEEARFTLTLTPEAVLLLQRRNSERHQRSAARTAESGAGVSGGATDSRRRRENVSKRHQSAMQRHSTPNNRAAVKNNSDAEPGDISSIVKISLLNEQHKYDDVEYEEEEDYGVDERVVLKCTEWLRGLENTPVTVGNSLNKSASSVKSF, encoded by the coding sequence ATGGCTGAGGATGCATCAAAGTATCTCACCTCCCTCAGTAAATCAGTTTCTTCCCTCGTgcctgcttcttttttcttccagcACTTCAGTTGCAAAACTGAATTCCTCTCCTACCTGATCCTGTGTGTTGCCAAAATGCCGTTCATACCACCTGTGTCAATTGCACGCTCTGTGTCAGGACTGACAGGGAAGGAGAGACCTATCAACAGCACTTCATCTACAACTACTGTGGCTAAGACAAGAGTCCCAAGAGAAGACAAAGGCAGCTCAGTGAAGGAGCGACTGACTTTGAACCTCAAACAGTTGGGGAAGAAGAGCCAACCGAGGAGTCATCTGCCAACAGCCAAAGGAGGGTCAGGGGCCGAGCTGCATgcaaagagaagagacagattGCTGCCCTCATCACAAACAGACATCTTCCCTGCCTCCAGCTCGGGTGAGTCCCCTTTaaagacacagcagcagagacatgcGAGCCAGAGCTCTGTAAAGAGTGAACCACAGGTGAAGATAAGGACCAGACCTCAGGAGGAGGCCCGTTTCACACTGACACTCACACCTGAGGCTGTTCTGCTGCTACAGCGGAGGAACAGTGAGAGACATCAACGCTCAGCAGCCAGAACTGCTGAAAGTGGAGCTGGTGTTTCTGGAGGCGCCACAGATTCCAGGCGTCGGAGGGAAAATGTTTCTAAAAGGCATCAATCAGCaatgcagagacacagcacTCCAAACAACAGagctgctgtgaaaaacaaTAGTGATGCTGAACCGGGGGATATAAGCTCAATTGTGAAAATCTCACTTCTGAACGAACAACACAAGTATGATGATGTGGAgtatgaggaagaggaggactaTGGTGTGGATGAGCGTGTGGTGCTGAAATGTACTGAGTGGCTCCGTGGGTTGGAGAACACACCTGTGACAGTGGGGAACAGCCTGAATAAGAGTGCAAGCAGTGTGAAAAGTTTCTAA
- the LOC121180997 gene encoding lipopolysaccharide-induced tumor necrosis factor-alpha factor homolog has translation MESLSKADEPFPTPPPYFLPDESQTGQGVKIYHIHSPFSPPPPPPSFSFSPRDGCSSQNHSIPPAFVPPPSTPRPKFVSYETELYRSPALTSCPSCQTQVTTEVTYQVGTHAWLMCLVFVLCGLVVGCCLIPFFVKHFKDAYHTCPRCRRVLHIHRKKCCE, from the exons ATGGAGTCATTATCAAAAGCAGATGAGCCATTTCCTACACCTCCACCTTATTTCTTACCAG ATGAAAGTCAAACAGGACAAGGTGTGAAGATCTACCACATCCACTCACCTTTCAGCCCTCCACCACCTCCGCCatccttctccttttctccacGAGATGGCTGCTCCTCTCAAAATCACTCAATTCCACCAG CGTTTGTTCCCCCTCCATCTACCCCCAGGCCGAAGTTTGTCAGCTACGAGACTGAACTGTATCGCTCTCCAGCCCTGACAAGCTGCCCTTCTTGTCAGACTCAGGTCACCACAGAGGTCACCTACCAAGTCGGGACACACGCATGGCTCatgtgtcttgtgtttgtgttatgcGG GTTGGTGGTCGGATGCTGCCTCATTCCATTTTTTGTAAAGCACTTCAAAGATGCCTACCACACTTGTCCTCGCTGTCGAAGGGTTCTCCACATACACAGGAAGAAATGCTGTGaatga